In a genomic window of Pontibacter liquoris:
- a CDS encoding malectin domain-containing carbohydrate-binding protein: protein MQNIYKSFLLLLFVIGTVLPLSAQQKIPLGTTAEVAGTFKAIAAAKAKAGVNGLKTTSKSNMVRQSVPGQDSLVLNLKVSKREGQKDIYIGEVANKKNSTFFVKVAGAELSGYIILKDQKKAYQYTSTAAGAAYLQQVDIDKVLCIEYFEGPVANGAATQQTTSSATATTSVTALQSLPGAPAVVLLDFDGQTVSGTYWDNGNTINAAPANLTTAEMQQVWEMVSEDFKPFAVNITTSETVYQSAPIAQRMRIIFTPTNYFYPNAGGVSYVGSFNWGDDTPGWVFNSGAKFAGEAGSHEAGHTLGLSHDGRTSPSEAYYYGQNSWAPIMGAGYNVSQVQWSKGEYAYANNLEDDMDVITTENGFGYRPDDHANTSSNATSLKADEAGNVLASANGGIITTGSDVDVFTFQTNGGAVNLTVNPTETYANLDVLLTLKNSANETLVTADPSSVSATVNQTLPAGTYYLYIKGAKGAMGASSNYGSVGQYTISGTLPAAAAVASTIRITSGGTQFTDSQSHTWSADANYSGGTTSSKSFDVAGTSDDALYLKYRYASAGALFSYKIPVSTGTYRVKLHFLEPYFGAPGGKTSGNAGARVFHVDVEGKRVLSNYDIYSQDGAGKAVVKIFDNVSVSDGTLTIAFTSVNENAIVSAIEVEKMPAATQYTLAVSTTGSGAVTRSPDQASYAEGTSISLTAKPASGYQFAGWSGDVTGTANPLTVTMTGNKAITANFKQITTSTTSIVRISAGGAQYTDSQSHTWSADANYSGGLSASKSFDVAGTTEDALYLKYRYASSGAPFSYNIALGAGTYRVKLHFLEPYFGAPGGKTSGNAGARVFHVDVEGKRVLNNYDIYSQDGAGKAVVKTFDNIAVSDGTLNIAFTSVANNAIISAIEIEKITTSGTVATAAEMPGTHIASELAQVEAYPNPFTESIRVRFGLQQPQSVDVKVFDLQGREVATLYQGQAAAQEYESEWKPAPGLASGIYLIRLHTTDKTSYKKVILNR from the coding sequence ATGCAAAACATTTATAAGTCCTTTCTCCTGCTCCTTTTTGTTATCGGAACTGTCCTGCCACTGTCGGCCCAGCAGAAAATTCCGCTGGGAACTACCGCCGAGGTAGCTGGCACCTTTAAAGCCATTGCCGCCGCTAAAGCCAAAGCCGGCGTTAACGGGCTGAAGACCACCAGCAAGAGCAATATGGTGCGCCAGTCGGTGCCCGGCCAGGACTCGCTGGTGCTGAACCTGAAAGTAAGCAAGCGCGAGGGCCAGAAGGATATTTACATCGGCGAAGTTGCCAACAAAAAGAACAGCACCTTTTTTGTGAAGGTGGCGGGAGCTGAGCTCTCGGGCTACATTATCTTAAAAGATCAGAAAAAGGCTTACCAGTATACCTCTACCGCTGCCGGCGCCGCTTACCTGCAGCAGGTGGACATAGATAAAGTGCTTTGCATAGAGTACTTCGAAGGGCCTGTGGCCAATGGCGCCGCTACCCAACAGACTACGAGCAGCGCAACCGCTACAACTTCGGTAACAGCGCTGCAGAGCTTACCGGGCGCTCCGGCCGTGGTGCTGCTTGATTTTGATGGCCAGACCGTGAGCGGCACTTACTGGGATAATGGCAACACGATCAATGCTGCCCCGGCTAACTTAACCACCGCCGAAATGCAGCAGGTATGGGAAATGGTAAGCGAAGATTTCAAGCCCTTTGCCGTTAACATCACCACCAGCGAAACCGTGTACCAGAGCGCACCTATCGCACAAAGAATGCGCATCATCTTTACGCCGACAAACTATTTCTATCCCAATGCGGGCGGCGTATCATATGTGGGCTCTTTTAACTGGGGCGACGACACCCCAGGTTGGGTATTTAACTCCGGGGCAAAGTTTGCCGGCGAGGCAGGCTCGCACGAGGCGGGGCATACGCTGGGCTTGTCGCACGATGGCCGTACCTCGCCTTCGGAAGCCTATTATTACGGCCAGAACTCCTGGGCCCCCATTATGGGAGCCGGGTATAACGTAAGCCAGGTGCAGTGGAGCAAAGGAGAGTATGCCTATGCTAACAACCTGGAAGATGATATGGATGTGATCACCACCGAGAACGGCTTTGGCTACCGCCCCGATGATCATGCCAACACCAGCAGCAACGCCACCTCCTTGAAGGCAGATGAAGCAGGCAATGTGCTGGCCTCGGCCAATGGGGGCATCATTACTACCGGCAGCGATGTGGATGTTTTTACATTTCAGACAAACGGCGGCGCGGTGAACCTGACCGTGAACCCCACCGAAACCTATGCCAACCTGGACGTGCTGCTCACGCTGAAGAATTCCGCAAACGAAACCCTGGTAACAGCGGACCCCAGCAGTGTATCTGCTACGGTAAACCAGACCTTGCCTGCGGGCACCTACTACCTGTATATAAAAGGAGCCAAAGGAGCCATGGGTGCCAGTTCTAATTACGGCTCGGTAGGACAGTATACTATTTCCGGCACCTTGCCAGCCGCGGCTGCAGTTGCCAGTACAATACGCATCACTTCCGGTGGCACGCAGTTCACCGACAGTCAGTCGCATACCTGGAGCGCAGACGCCAACTACAGCGGCGGCACAACTTCTTCTAAGTCGTTTGATGTGGCCGGCACTTCCGATGATGCCCTTTATCTGAAGTATCGCTACGCATCAGCCGGCGCCCTTTTCAGCTACAAAATACCTGTAAGCACTGGCACCTACCGGGTGAAGTTGCATTTCCTGGAGCCCTACTTTGGCGCGCCCGGTGGCAAGACAAGCGGCAACGCAGGCGCCCGCGTGTTTCATGTGGATGTGGAAGGCAAGCGCGTGCTGAGCAACTATGATATCTATAGCCAGGATGGTGCGGGCAAGGCTGTTGTGAAAATATTCGACAACGTTTCGGTAAGCGACGGCACGCTGACGATTGCCTTTACCTCAGTAAATGAAAATGCCATTGTCTCTGCCATCGAAGTGGAGAAAATGCCGGCTGCCACACAGTATACCTTAGCGGTAAGCACCACTGGCAGCGGCGCGGTAACTCGCAGCCCCGACCAAGCCAGCTATGCCGAGGGCACAAGTATAAGCCTGACAGCCAAGCCGGCTTCCGGCTACCAGTTTGCCGGCTGGAGCGGCGACGTGACCGGTACAGCCAACCCGCTTACAGTTACCATGACTGGCAACAAAGCCATTACAGCTAACTTTAAGCAGATCACGACCAGCACAACCAGCATCGTTCGGATCTCAGCGGGTGGCGCCCAGTACACCGACAGCCAGTCGCATACCTGGAGTGCAGATGCTAACTATAGCGGCGGTCTCAGCGCCTCCAAGTCATTCGACGTGGCGGGCACTACCGAGGATGCCCTGTATCTGAAGTATCGCTACGCCTCGTCCGGTGCTCCTTTCAGCTATAACATTGCGCTGGGTGCAGGCACTTACCGGGTGAAGCTGCATTTCCTGGAGCCCTACTTTGGTGCACCGGGCGGCAAGACAAGCGGCAACGCAGGCGCCCGCGTGTTTCATGTGGATGTGGAAGGCAAGCGCGTGCTGAACAACTATGATATCTATAGCCAGGATGGCGCGGGAAAGGCCGTCGTGAAAACGTTTGACAACATCGCGGTAAGCGACGGCACGCTGAACATTGCTTTCACCTCGGTAGCAAATAATGCCATCATTTCCGCTATTGAGATAGAGAAGATTACGACTTCAGGCACAGTGGCAACCGCTGCCGAAATGCCCGGAACGCATATTGCCTCCGAGCTGGCACAAGTAGAAGCCTATCCGAATCCGTTTACTGAGAGCATTCGCGTTCGCTTTGGCCTGCAGCAGCCCCAGTCTGTCGATGTGAAAGTGTTTGACCTGCAGGGCAGGGAAGTTGCGACCCTCTACCAAGGCCAGGCCGCAGCGCAGGAGTATGAATCGGAGTGGAAACCGGCACCAGGACTGGCTTCCGGTATTTACCTCATCCGGCTGCATACTACCGATAAGACAAGCTATAAGAAAGTTATCCTGAACAGATAA
- a CDS encoding putative quinol monooxygenase yields MIVRIVRMTFQEDKTAAFLEIFRNSKDRIRAFEGCHHVELLQDINEPNVYSTYSLWDTEEHLNQYRGSELFGQVWPATKTLFAAPPQAWSLRQTQV; encoded by the coding sequence ATGATCGTTCGCATCGTCCGGATGACGTTTCAGGAAGATAAGACGGCGGCGTTCCTGGAGATCTTCCGCAATTCCAAAGACCGGATCAGGGCTTTTGAAGGCTGCCATCACGTGGAGCTGCTGCAGGATATAAACGAGCCCAACGTGTACAGCACCTACAGCCTCTGGGACACCGAAGAGCACCTGAACCAGTACCGCGGCTCCGAACTCTTCGGGCAGGTATGGCCGGCTACCAAAACCTTGTTTGCCGCCCCGCCACAGGCGTGGTCCCTACGGCAGACACAAGTATAA
- a CDS encoding SAM hydrolase/SAM-dependent halogenase family protein, producing the protein MALITFTSDFGYSDHYVAAVKAKILSQEPQATIVDVSHGIEPFNIAHAEYVLGSVFRDFPEGTVHLAAVDTNGSKYGKYHAAKYKGHYFLLADNGLLSLLTDGQPEVVVELHADFPLMPFPAKDLLAPAALYLSKGGELEVLGERTQHFKQLLNRQLRLGDHAISGHVIHVDRYGNLITDITRDSIETIAHGRTFTVHFARETVGRILPNFTQVDDGDCCCIYNSLGQLCIGINKGHAAELLGLGFDSQVDVRFYPGS; encoded by the coding sequence ATGGCTCTAATTACGTTTACATCTGATTTTGGGTACAGCGATCATTATGTGGCCGCCGTGAAAGCAAAAATTCTCTCGCAAGAGCCCCAGGCCACCATCGTGGACGTATCGCACGGCATTGAGCCTTTCAACATCGCGCATGCTGAATACGTGCTGGGTTCCGTGTTCCGCGACTTCCCTGAGGGCACCGTGCACCTGGCGGCCGTGGATACCAACGGGAGCAAGTATGGTAAATATCATGCGGCAAAGTATAAAGGCCATTACTTCCTGCTGGCCGATAACGGCCTGCTCTCGCTGCTGACCGACGGGCAGCCTGAAGTGGTGGTAGAACTGCACGCCGATTTTCCGTTGATGCCCTTTCCGGCCAAAGACCTGCTGGCACCTGCTGCGCTCTACCTGTCAAAAGGCGGCGAGCTGGAGGTGCTCGGCGAGCGTACCCAGCATTTCAAGCAGCTCCTGAACCGGCAGCTGCGCCTGGGCGATCATGCTATCTCCGGCCACGTGATCCATGTAGACCGCTACGGCAACCTCATCACCGATATTACCCGCGACAGCATCGAAACTATTGCCCACGGCCGCACCTTTACCGTGCATTTTGCCCGCGAAACAGTGGGCCGCATTCTGCCCAACTTTACCCAGGTAGACGACGGCGACTGCTGCTGCATTTACAACAGCCTGGGCCAGCTCTGCATCGGCATTAACAAAGGCCACGCCGCCGAGCTGCTGGGCCTGGGCTTCGACTCGCAGGTAGATGTGCGCTTTTATCCGGGAAGCTGA
- a CDS encoding PhoH family protein translates to MVEKVITLENISLIDFLGTENQNIKQLAAAFPSSKIISRGNEIKIQGQTPEITKIHEILSSLIDHYHKFGKITHNSVNRYLSSDSFTDEEVIVTSPDVIVYGSKGGVIKARTPNQQKLVDTVEKNDLTFALGPAGTGKTYVSVALAVRALKNKEVKKIIISRPVVEAGESLGFLPGDMKEKVDPYLRPIYDALEDMIPVEKLKYYQENKIIEIAPLAYMRGRTLNNAFVLLDEAQNTTPAQMKMFLTRMGPNAKVMVNGDWSQIDLPRNQRSGLMEVLNILRNVKGIGFVEMTTEDVVRHRLVKEIVNAYSKLEEERRAAREEAKAAENGEAVKVNGYNRRYQAERD, encoded by the coding sequence TTGGTAGAGAAAGTAATAACCCTGGAGAATATTTCTCTGATCGACTTTTTAGGAACAGAGAATCAGAATATAAAACAACTGGCTGCCGCTTTCCCCAGCAGCAAGATCATTTCCAGAGGAAACGAGATCAAGATCCAGGGCCAAACACCCGAAATCACCAAGATCCACGAAATCCTCTCGTCACTTATAGACCATTACCATAAGTTCGGAAAGATTACGCATAACAGTGTAAATAGATACCTCTCTTCAGATTCTTTTACAGATGAGGAAGTGATCGTTACCTCGCCGGATGTGATTGTGTATGGCAGCAAAGGTGGCGTGATCAAAGCCAGAACCCCTAACCAGCAAAAGCTGGTAGACACGGTGGAAAAGAACGACCTGACCTTTGCCCTCGGGCCGGCCGGTACGGGCAAGACCTATGTTTCGGTAGCCCTGGCTGTGCGCGCGCTCAAAAACAAAGAGGTCAAAAAGATCATCATCTCCCGCCCAGTGGTAGAAGCAGGCGAGAGCCTGGGCTTTTTGCCCGGCGACATGAAGGAGAAAGTGGACCCTTATCTGCGCCCGATCTACGATGCGCTGGAGGATATGATCCCGGTCGAAAAGCTCAAGTACTACCAGGAAAACAAGATCATTGAGATCGCGCCGCTCGCTTACATGCGGGGCCGTACGCTGAACAATGCGTTTGTGCTGCTGGATGAGGCGCAGAACACCACGCCGGCCCAGATGAAGATGTTCCTGACCCGTATGGGGCCGAACGCCAAAGTGATGGTAAACGGCGACTGGTCGCAGATCGATTTGCCGCGCAACCAGCGCTCCGGTCTGATGGAAGTGCTCAACATTCTGCGCAACGTGAAAGGCATAGGCTTTGTGGAAATGACCACCGAGGACGTGGTACGTCACCGCCTGGTAAAAGAGATCGTGAACGCCTATTCCAAACTGGAAGAGGAGCGCCGTGCCGCCCGTGAAGAAGCCAAAGCCGCCGAAAACGGCGAGGCTGTAAAAGTAAACGGCTACAACCGCCGCTACCAGGCCGAAAGAGACTAA
- a CDS encoding GNAT family N-acetyltransferase has protein sequence MIELKRVDNEEDMQTVFAIREQVFVQEQQVPREAENDQYEPEARHYLATYQGVPCGAARWRLTENGVKLERFAVLPAYRNKNVGAQVLQAVLEDVRALHASREIYLNAQLPAVNFYKRHGFQTEGAMFSECAIDHYKMVYKG, from the coding sequence ATGATCGAGCTGAAAAGAGTTGACAACGAAGAGGACATGCAGACCGTTTTTGCCATCCGGGAGCAAGTTTTTGTGCAGGAGCAGCAGGTGCCCCGCGAGGCAGAGAATGACCAGTATGAGCCCGAAGCCCGGCATTACCTGGCCACCTACCAGGGGGTGCCCTGTGGGGCTGCCCGCTGGCGTCTCACTGAAAACGGGGTAAAGCTGGAGCGCTTTGCTGTGCTGCCCGCCTACCGTAACAAGAATGTGGGTGCACAGGTGCTGCAGGCGGTGCTGGAGGATGTGCGTGCCTTGCACGCTTCCCGCGAGATTTACTTAAACGCCCAGCTGCCGGCGGTAAACTTCTACAAACGCCATGGTTTCCAGACCGAAGGGGCTATGTTTTCAGAGTGTGCGATTGACCATTACAAAATGGTGTACAAAGGCTGA
- a CDS encoding ComEC/Rec2 family competence protein, translating into MLRWAPFPFVRITLSFIAGILLSLVSGKDSGFAAGVLAFFVACYLVAFLLARKYKTANMTDTAGTLGLLCFMAGGFWMAQQHNERNHPQHLLQLAQAPTYYVGVVDDYVVQKPAYQRAVLNVQQVRVNGDWQPATGRVQLSVPHDSEQAYELTYGDVLLVQGAPREVALPANPGQFDYKAYLADRNIYHQQYLQAGQYLKTGAVPGNFILYLSIKWRRQLDHFLRGQVGARREYAISSALILGVTDELDNAIKATYIDTGTMHVLSVSGLHVGLIYGILMLVLMHFNRTPRQRFWAALLAILALWFYAFMTGLSPSVLRSVVMFTMVTLALATRRNTNIYNTLAIAAFVLLFYNPYFLFDVGFQLSFLAVIGIVYLQPRFYRLLEFDNWLLDKVWVLFTVSLAAQLITFPLSLLYFHQFPVYFWLANLVVVPLSTLALYTGLVALALGWVPVAGALLFKLHTGVIWTMNELNIVLTHLPQAVINGIHISAWQTGLLYALLLLFILFFSLKQLRFLAMATGVIALLAAQQVGELWQQKKQRLLTVYNVRGSSGISLVQGQQVLVLAGARVLNDEQNYTYNIRPHLWQLGLAQPELVPLAGDQPLPNSPLVMLPDSNHLLVWQNRRMLLLSHPPGLQPKAPLPLDYLLLQNNVRLKPEELQDYTCRKVILDASSSPWYRQRLHRQLDTLGIAWYDVADSGAFVLSLP; encoded by the coding sequence ATGCTGCGGTGGGCTCCTTTCCCCTTTGTTCGTATCACGCTTAGTTTTATAGCAGGTATCCTGCTGTCGCTTGTATCAGGCAAGGATTCCGGGTTTGCAGCCGGGGTCCTTGCTTTTTTTGTGGCCTGCTACCTGGTTGCTTTCCTACTGGCACGCAAGTATAAAACGGCCAATATGACCGATACAGCCGGCACCCTGGGCCTGTTGTGCTTTATGGCCGGCGGCTTTTGGATGGCGCAGCAGCATAATGAGCGTAACCACCCGCAGCACCTGCTGCAGCTTGCGCAGGCACCAACCTACTATGTTGGCGTGGTAGATGATTATGTGGTGCAGAAGCCTGCCTACCAGCGTGCCGTGTTAAATGTGCAGCAGGTGCGGGTAAACGGGGACTGGCAACCGGCCACGGGGCGTGTGCAACTGTCGGTGCCGCATGATTCGGAACAGGCCTACGAGCTGACATATGGCGATGTGCTGCTGGTACAGGGAGCACCCCGTGAGGTGGCATTGCCGGCTAACCCGGGCCAGTTCGATTATAAAGCTTACCTGGCCGACAGAAACATTTACCACCAGCAATATTTGCAGGCAGGCCAGTACCTGAAAACAGGCGCGGTGCCGGGCAATTTTATCCTGTACCTAAGTATAAAATGGCGGCGGCAACTCGACCATTTCCTACGCGGGCAAGTAGGGGCGAGGCGGGAGTATGCCATTTCTTCGGCGCTTATTCTGGGCGTGACCGATGAGCTGGACAACGCCATCAAAGCAACTTATATCGACACCGGTACCATGCATGTGCTTTCTGTGTCGGGGCTGCACGTGGGGCTTATTTACGGGATACTGATGCTGGTGCTGATGCACTTTAACCGGACACCGCGGCAGCGATTCTGGGCGGCGCTCCTGGCTATACTTGCTTTGTGGTTCTATGCCTTCATGACGGGGCTCTCGCCTTCGGTGCTGCGTTCGGTGGTGATGTTTACGATGGTCACACTGGCCCTGGCCACCAGGCGCAACACCAATATTTACAACACGTTAGCAATTGCCGCCTTTGTTTTGCTGTTCTATAATCCTTACTTTTTGTTTGACGTGGGGTTTCAGCTCTCTTTTCTGGCTGTGATTGGCATCGTATACCTGCAGCCGCGCTTTTACCGGCTGCTCGAATTTGATAACTGGCTGCTGGATAAAGTATGGGTGCTGTTCACGGTATCGCTGGCGGCGCAGCTGATCACGTTTCCTTTGAGCCTGTTATACTTCCACCAGTTTCCGGTATACTTCTGGCTGGCTAACCTTGTGGTGGTGCCCTTGTCTACGCTGGCACTTTATACCGGCTTGGTAGCGCTTGCTTTGGGCTGGGTACCTGTTGCCGGGGCGCTATTGTTTAAACTGCATACGGGTGTGATCTGGACAATGAACGAGCTCAATATCGTGCTTACGCATTTGCCGCAGGCTGTTATAAACGGTATTCATATTTCAGCCTGGCAAACCGGGTTGCTGTATGCTCTGCTGTTGTTGTTCATCCTTTTCTTCTCGCTAAAGCAACTGCGGTTCCTGGCGATGGCCACAGGAGTAATAGCTCTGCTCGCGGCGCAGCAGGTGGGGGAGCTGTGGCAGCAGAAAAAGCAACGCTTGCTAACCGTTTATAACGTGCGGGGCAGTTCCGGCATTTCGCTGGTACAGGGGCAGCAGGTCTTGGTGCTGGCAGGGGCCAGAGTACTTAATGACGAGCAAAATTATACCTACAACATCCGGCCGCACCTCTGGCAACTGGGCCTGGCGCAACCGGAGCTTGTACCGTTGGCCGGTGACCAGCCGCTGCCTAATAGTCCATTGGTGATGTTGCCTGATAGCAACCACCTGCTGGTTTGGCAAAACCGGCGGATGCTGTTGCTTTCGCACCCGCCGGGCTTGCAGCCAAAGGCACCGCTGCCGCTCGACTACCTGCTCCTGCAGAACAATGTGCGCCTGAAGCCGGAAGAATTGCAGGATTATACCTGCCGTAAAGTCATTCTCGATGCCTCCAGCAGCCCCTGGTACCGGCAGCGCCTGCACCGCCAACTCGACACGCTCGGGATCGCCTGGTACGATGTGGCTGATTCCGGCGCGTTTGTGCTGTCTTTACCGTAA
- the thiL gene encoding thiamine-phosphate kinase, producing the protein MSDFTPLSEVGEFGLIKIINDKTELRNASTIKGIGDDAAIIEPQEKQLVVSSDMLLEGVHFDLTFCPLKHLGYKAVAVNVSDIAAMNATPTQITVNIALGARYTLEAVEELYEGIRLACENYNVDLVGGDTTSSRTGLVISITAIGEVAKGEAVLRSGAQVNDLVCVTGDLGAAYMGLQVLEREKQAFLADPEMQPELEDKQYIVGRQLRPEARMDVIHDLKGRGIKPTAMIDISDGLASELFHICKQSGVGATVYKDNLPADNQMLQTALEFNIDPLSCIMNGGEDYELLFTVPLTAYDELKNHPDITIIGKITDASEGVNLATKTGQAYPLKAQGWNHF; encoded by the coding sequence ATGAGTGACTTTACCCCATTAAGCGAAGTAGGCGAATTCGGATTAATTAAGATCATCAACGATAAAACCGAGCTACGGAACGCTTCTACCATAAAAGGCATTGGCGACGATGCCGCCATAATTGAGCCGCAGGAAAAACAGCTGGTCGTGTCGAGCGACATGCTGCTGGAAGGCGTGCACTTCGACCTGACGTTTTGCCCGCTCAAGCACCTGGGCTACAAAGCCGTCGCTGTGAACGTGTCTGATATTGCAGCCATGAATGCCACGCCCACGCAGATCACGGTGAACATTGCTCTGGGGGCGCGCTATACTTTGGAGGCGGTGGAAGAGCTGTATGAAGGCATCAGGCTGGCCTGCGAAAATTACAATGTGGACCTGGTTGGCGGCGATACCACTTCGTCCAGAACGGGGCTGGTGATCAGTATAACGGCGATAGGAGAGGTGGCCAAAGGCGAAGCTGTGCTGCGCAGCGGTGCCCAGGTTAACGACCTGGTCTGCGTTACCGGCGATTTGGGAGCAGCCTACATGGGTTTGCAGGTGCTGGAACGGGAAAAACAGGCCTTTTTAGCCGATCCGGAGATGCAACCCGAACTGGAAGACAAGCAATATATTGTAGGGCGGCAGCTGCGCCCGGAGGCCCGCATGGATGTGATCCACGACCTGAAAGGCCGCGGTATTAAACCCACCGCTATGATCGATATTTCGGATGGGCTGGCTTCGGAGCTGTTCCATATCTGTAAGCAATCAGGCGTTGGCGCTACGGTGTACAAAGACAATTTGCCCGCTGATAACCAGATGCTGCAGACGGCGCTGGAGTTCAATATCGACCCGTTGAGCTGCATCATGAACGGCGGCGAAGATTATGAGCTGCTCTTTACCGTGCCGCTAACGGCCTACGACGAGCTGAAGAACCACCCGGATATCACCATCATCGGCAAAATTACGGACGCCAGCGAAGGTGTAAATCTGGCCACCAAAACCGGTCAGGCGTACCCGCTGAAAGCCCAGGGCTGGAACCACTTTTAA
- the rlmD gene encoding 23S rRNA (uracil(1939)-C(5))-methyltransferase RlmD, which translates to MRKKHKNKFEILENIRIEEMVAEGKCLARHDNLVIFVGGVAPGDVVDLRVTRKKKSFLEAEAVAFHQYSELRVEPFCEHFGVCGGCKWQHIAYSTQLYYKQKQVKDNLERIGKVPLPEFDPILGSVKTRYYRNKLEFTFSGNGWLTNEQIRSGEEFDRNALGFHMPGRFDKILDIEHCYLQPDPSNAIRLAVRVYARQHGLVFFDAVTQEGFLRNLIIRTANTGELMVLLQVKTNDQEAILGLMQHLEQTFPEITSLQYVVNAKGNATYHDLEVVCYKGLPYIHEEMEGIRFRVGPKSFYQTNADQAYELYKKTREFAGLTGNELVYDLYTGAGTIANFVAAQCREVIGIEYVPSAIEDAKINSQINNITNTTFYAGDMKDILSDELVARHGRPDVVITDPPRAGMHEDVVAKLLQVHPARIVYVSCNPATQARDLELLSQKYDVARVQPVDMFPQTHHVENIVLLTAR; encoded by the coding sequence GTGAGAAAGAAGCATAAGAACAAGTTCGAGATTCTCGAAAATATCCGCATAGAAGAGATGGTGGCCGAGGGCAAATGCCTGGCGCGGCACGACAACCTGGTAATATTTGTTGGCGGCGTTGCCCCCGGCGATGTGGTCGACCTGCGGGTGACCCGCAAAAAGAAGAGTTTTCTGGAAGCCGAGGCAGTTGCCTTTCACCAATACTCGGAGCTACGCGTGGAGCCTTTCTGCGAGCATTTTGGCGTTTGCGGCGGCTGCAAGTGGCAGCACATTGCGTATAGCACCCAGTTATACTATAAGCAAAAGCAGGTGAAGGATAACTTAGAGCGCATTGGTAAGGTGCCGCTGCCGGAGTTTGACCCCATCCTGGGCTCTGTAAAAACGCGTTACTACCGCAATAAACTCGAGTTTACCTTTTCGGGCAACGGCTGGCTTACCAACGAGCAGATCCGCTCCGGCGAGGAGTTCGACCGCAATGCGCTGGGCTTCCACATGCCGGGCCGCTTTGATAAGATCCTGGACATCGAGCACTGTTACCTGCAACCCGACCCTTCCAATGCTATTCGCCTGGCCGTGCGCGTGTATGCCCGCCAGCACGGGCTGGTATTTTTTGATGCCGTCACCCAGGAAGGCTTTCTGCGCAACCTCATCATCCGTACGGCCAACACCGGCGAGCTGATGGTGCTGCTGCAGGTAAAAACGAACGACCAGGAGGCTATACTTGGTTTAATGCAGCACCTGGAGCAAACGTTCCCCGAGATCACGTCGCTGCAGTATGTGGTAAACGCAAAAGGCAACGCCACTTACCACGACCTGGAGGTAGTCTGCTACAAAGGCCTGCCCTACATACATGAGGAAATGGAAGGCATCCGGTTCCGCGTAGGGCCTAAGTCCTTTTACCAGACCAATGCCGACCAGGCCTATGAACTGTATAAGAAAACGCGCGAGTTTGCTGGGCTTACGGGCAACGAACTGGTGTATGACCTGTATACCGGGGCCGGCACCATCGCCAACTTTGTGGCAGCACAGTGCCGCGAGGTGATCGGGATTGAGTATGTGCCCAGCGCCATCGAAGACGCCAAGATTAACTCGCAGATAAACAACATCACCAACACCACCTTTTACGCCGGCGATATGAAAGATATTTTGTCGGATGAGCTGGTGGCGCGCCATGGCCGGCCGGATGTGGTGATCACCGATCCGCCCCGCGCAGGCATGCACGAGGACGTAGTAGCCAAACTGCTGCAGGTGCACCCCGCGCGTATTGTGTATGTAAGCTGTAACCCGGCCACACAAGCCCGCGACCTGGAACTGCTTTCGCAGAAGTATGATGTGGCACGCGTGCAGCCAGTGGACATGTTCCCGCAGACGCACCACGTAGAGAATATTGTATTGTTAACCGCTAGATAA